The following are from one region of the Bacillus methanolicus MGA3 genome:
- the ytxJ gene encoding bacillithiol system redox-active protein YtxJ, translated as MSIKQLQTIEDFHQFVQQPGKQLLFKHSTTCPISAKAYEEFQSFLKETDISAAVVHVIEDRPVSNKIAEEFGIKHESPQIFLLEDGKVRWDTSHWKITRESIREALNQ; from the coding sequence ATGTCAATCAAACAACTTCAAACAATAGAAGATTTTCATCAATTTGTTCAACAACCGGGGAAACAGTTGCTTTTTAAGCACAGCACCACTTGTCCGATCAGTGCGAAAGCCTATGAGGAATTTCAATCATTCCTGAAGGAAACGGACATTTCTGCTGCTGTTGTCCACGTGATTGAAGACCGCCCGGTTTCAAATAAAATTGCTGAGGAATTTGGAATTAAGCATGAATCTCCGCAAATTTTCCTTCTTGAAGATGGAAAAGTACGCTGGGATACTTCCCATTGGAAGATTACGAGGGAATCTATTAGAGAGGCGTTAAACCAATGA
- a CDS encoding OsmC family protein, whose translation MARIQLKASGVTEGSTSKITTGTHTFNIDEPESQGGKNTGPNPLQTVLGALIGCENIIANMVAKEINFDLQGIIFSVKGELDSRGYKGDPNVRTYFQKVEISAEIKTSESEERIQELKKITDSRCPVFNLLKAADVEIVTNWKKAE comes from the coding sequence ATGGCTCGCATACAATTAAAAGCTTCAGGTGTTACTGAAGGATCCACTTCTAAGATTACAACAGGCACCCACACATTTAATATTGATGAACCGGAAAGCCAAGGTGGTAAAAACACTGGACCGAATCCGCTTCAAACAGTTTTGGGCGCACTTATCGGCTGCGAAAACATCATTGCCAACATGGTGGCTAAAGAGATCAACTTTGATCTTCAAGGAATTATTTTTTCAGTAAAAGGAGAACTCGATTCACGCGGTTATAAGGGAGATCCAAATGTTCGCACTTACTTTCAAAAAGTAGAAATTTCCGCAGAAATAAAGACGAGTGAATCGGAAGAACGTATTCAGGAACTGAAAAAAATAACCGACAGCCGCTGCCCAGTATTTAATTTGTTAAAAGCAGCTGACGTTGAAATCGTAACAAACTGGAAAAAAGCTGAGTAG
- a CDS encoding ABC1 kinase family protein codes for MLGRRMKHAQRYQEIINAFLRNGLGYIVKDLGLSEVLPIPIKKVNANADLNPRRIGGRVRSCLQELGPTFIKMGQIASTRRDLIPEYITQELEKLQDRVPPFSFDQVRQIIEEELGESIETIFDEFHETPLAAASIGQVHYARLYSKESVAVKIQRPNIRNVIETDLEILEDLARLMELRMDWAKRCQLRDMIEEFAKSLRTELDYRTEGRNAEKIANQFTGNSTICIPKIYWDYSTKKVLTMGYIEGVRVNDLKKMGEKGYNRKVIAERLAQSFFHQILIEGFFHGDPHPGNVLVLPGEVIALLDFGMMGRLNHDMKYQFASLVISLKRGNTDGIIKVVSRMGLIPEDIDMELLRQDIDDLKDKYYDVPLSQISIGEAINDLFTVAFHHRIRIPADLTILGKSLLTLEGVVESLDPEFSIMNVAEPFGERLMKDRFHPKKLAENAWSHIVEYSEIISDLPKKLREITSIMQQGKLRIEITIPELHLLLKKMDRISNRLSFSIVLLSFSIIMVGLIIGSSIGRQSTLLWEIPAIELGFIVATLMFLWLLFSIFRSGKF; via the coding sequence ATGCTCGGTAGGAGAATGAAACACGCCCAACGGTATCAAGAAATCATAAATGCCTTTTTGCGCAATGGTTTAGGCTACATTGTAAAAGACTTAGGCTTGTCAGAAGTCTTGCCCATCCCAATAAAAAAAGTGAACGCAAATGCAGATTTGAACCCAAGGCGGATTGGCGGAAGAGTACGGTCATGCTTGCAAGAGTTGGGCCCTACTTTTATAAAAATGGGTCAAATTGCAAGTACCCGGCGTGATTTAATTCCAGAGTATATTACACAGGAGCTGGAAAAATTACAGGATCGCGTTCCCCCTTTTTCGTTTGATCAAGTGCGGCAAATTATTGAAGAAGAATTAGGAGAAAGCATCGAAACGATTTTTGATGAATTCCATGAAACACCTCTCGCTGCTGCATCGATCGGACAAGTACATTATGCCAGGCTGTATTCCAAAGAGTCAGTAGCGGTAAAAATTCAACGGCCGAACATTCGGAATGTAATCGAAACAGATTTGGAAATACTTGAAGATTTGGCAAGACTAATGGAATTGCGAATGGATTGGGCTAAGAGATGTCAATTAAGGGATATGATTGAAGAGTTTGCAAAATCCTTGCGAACAGAATTAGATTATCGCACTGAGGGACGAAATGCCGAAAAAATTGCCAATCAATTTACTGGCAATTCTACGATCTGTATTCCGAAAATTTATTGGGATTACTCAACGAAAAAAGTTCTTACTATGGGATATATAGAAGGAGTAAGAGTAAATGACCTAAAAAAAATGGGTGAAAAAGGATATAATCGGAAAGTTATTGCTGAAAGATTGGCACAGTCTTTTTTTCATCAAATTTTAATCGAGGGATTTTTTCATGGAGACCCTCATCCAGGTAATGTATTAGTATTGCCTGGTGAAGTGATTGCATTACTGGATTTTGGAATGATGGGCCGTTTGAATCATGACATGAAATACCAGTTTGCGTCTCTTGTAATTTCTTTGAAGCGCGGAAATACTGATGGGATTATTAAAGTCGTTTCACGCATGGGACTAATTCCGGAAGATATTGATATGGAATTATTACGACAAGATATTGATGACTTAAAGGACAAATATTATGACGTTCCATTAAGTCAAATTAGTATTGGGGAAGCTATTAATGACCTATTTACCGTTGCGTTTCATCATCGCATTCGGATTCCTGCCGACTTAACAATACTTGGTAAATCCCTTCTAACTCTTGAAGGAGTTGTAGAATCATTGGATCCGGAGTTTAGCATTATGAATGTGGCAGAACCTTTTGGGGAACGATTGATGAAGGATCGCTTTCATCCAAAAAAACTTGCAGAAAATGCTTGGAGCCATATTGTTGAATACTCAGAAATCATCTCCGATTTGCCTAAAAAGTTAAGAGAAATAACCTCCATTATGCAACAAGGAAAATTACGGATAGAAATTACTATTCCCGAACTTCATCTTTTATTAAAGAAAATGGACAGAATCAGCAACCGTCTTTCATTCAGTATTGTGTTGCTTTCCTTTAGCATAATTATGGTCGGACTTATTATTGGATCATCTATCGGAAGACAATCAACGCTGCTATGGGAAATACCTGCAATTGAACTCGGATTCATTGTTGCTACATTAATGTTTCTTTGGCTGCTTTTTTCTATTTTTAGATCAGGTAAATTTTAA
- a CDS encoding phasin family protein encodes MKNLINQVLSLGLGVAITSKEQIEKIVNDLVTKGELSKAESKEWIDKLTERGAQARKELDEMVKLRIKQMLDELNLVSKDEVRELERRIEMLERERKGE; translated from the coding sequence ATGAAAAATTTAATCAATCAAGTACTTTCGTTAGGATTAGGCGTGGCGATTACCAGTAAAGAGCAAATTGAAAAAATCGTCAATGATCTTGTAACAAAGGGAGAATTAAGTAAGGCGGAATCAAAGGAATGGATTGATAAGCTGACGGAAAGAGGCGCTCAAGCCAGGAAAGAATTAGATGAAATGGTTAAATTGAGAATCAAACAAATGCTGGATGAACTGAACCTTGTTTCAAAAGATGAAGTTCGTGAATTAGAGCGTAGAATTGAAATGCTGGAAAGAGAAAGGAAAGGTGAATAA
- a CDS encoding DNA-binding protein, whose amino-acid sequence MNLTERKKQFLQKLIDLYERTELPVHYETLAKAIGVSKWTAYDMLKQLEKLGFLTRDYTINNRETGRSQIVYTPSKKAFDLLNNSSSIEVSMEEWEKIKKEVLAFSKQLKDLNPNLAIQKVLEEMSKIKKKAILCAYILCLLIVYLNNSNERTIFLIKHIVEDIHEHHTRLIMFVGTVIGTIIQTANKNLGSELAKLGSEFVCMIGQLSKKEKEMISKFLIESIS is encoded by the coding sequence ATGAATCTAACAGAACGAAAAAAACAGTTTTTGCAAAAATTGATTGATTTATATGAAAGAACCGAACTGCCCGTTCATTACGAAACTTTGGCAAAGGCAATCGGGGTCAGTAAATGGACGGCATATGATATGTTAAAACAGCTTGAAAAATTGGGTTTTCTAACTCGCGATTATACGATTAATAATCGGGAAACGGGCCGCTCCCAAATCGTGTACACACCATCAAAAAAGGCATTTGACTTATTGAATAACTCGTCTTCAATAGAAGTAAGTATGGAAGAATGGGAAAAGATTAAAAAAGAAGTATTGGCATTCTCAAAACAATTAAAGGACTTAAATCCCAATTTAGCGATTCAAAAAGTTTTAGAGGAAATGTCAAAGATTAAGAAGAAAGCAATTCTTTGTGCTTATATCTTATGTCTGCTCATTGTTTATTTAAACAATTCCAATGAACGGACGATTTTTTTGATTAAACATATCGTTGAAGACATTCATGAACACCATACAAGACTCATCATGTTTGTTGGAACTGTTATAGGTACAATTATTCAAACAGCGAACAAAAATTTAGGAAGTGAATTGGCCAAATTGGGAAGTGAGTTTGTCTGTATGATCGGGCAGCTCTCAAAAAAGGAAAAAGAAATGATTTCCAAATTTCTTATTGAGAGTATATCTTAA
- a CDS encoding oxidoreductase: MGEKSALIAGASGLVGGELLHYLLDGDQYDKVVALVRKPLGIKHPKLEEIIVDFENLFNYKDHFRVDDVFCCLGTTIKKAKSKEAMLRVDVDYPLIIARVAKEMGAKQFLVISSIGANPNSFIWYTRMKGLLEEQLKEVGFHSLHILRPSLLLGKRAEFRLGETAGAFLSTKLSFAFIGPLKKYKAISGKTVALGMYKIAQSDKKGVNIYISNEIEMIAQTQ; encoded by the coding sequence TTGGGAGAAAAATCAGCATTGATAGCAGGAGCAAGTGGCCTTGTTGGCGGAGAGCTGCTTCATTACCTGCTGGACGGAGATCAATACGACAAAGTTGTTGCATTAGTGCGTAAACCTCTTGGCATCAAACACCCAAAACTCGAGGAAATAATTGTAGATTTTGAAAATCTCTTCAACTATAAAGATCATTTTAGAGTTGATGATGTGTTCTGTTGTTTAGGGACTACGATTAAAAAAGCCAAATCGAAAGAAGCCATGTTAAGAGTCGATGTTGATTATCCCTTAATCATTGCAAGGGTTGCAAAAGAAATGGGGGCAAAACAGTTCCTAGTTATCAGTTCCATAGGGGCAAACCCTAACTCTTTCATATGGTATACCCGGATGAAAGGATTGCTTGAGGAACAACTTAAAGAGGTTGGTTTTCATTCACTGCATATACTCAGACCATCCCTTCTTCTTGGAAAAAGAGCAGAATTCAGACTTGGTGAAACAGCGGGGGCATTTCTGTCTACAAAACTTTCGTTCGCTTTTATTGGTCCGTTGAAAAAATATAAAGCAATTTCAGGTAAAACAGTCGCATTAGGTATGTATAAAATTGCTCAAAGTGATAAAAAGGGAGTAAATATTTATATTTCAAATGAAATTGAGATGATCGCACAAACACAATAA
- a CDS encoding LLM class flavin-dependent oxidoreductase produces the protein MSENKKAKRITDIPFSVLDLSPIVEGGTPSDSFRNTLDLAQHAEKWGYHRYWLAEHHNISAVASSATSVVICHVAQGTSKIRVGSGGIMLPNHAPLVIAEQFGTLESLFPGRIDLGLGRAPGTDQLTAHALRRDLRSHGEDFPEQLAELRAYFDPSLASGRMHVRAVPGEGLNIPIWLLGSSGYSAQLAGMLGLPFAFASHFSPNNTLVALQLYRQYFKPSKVLDKPYAMVAVNVIAAETDEEARYLATTMQQQFLNLVRNHNVPLQPPVDNIDALWNEYEKEAVEQQLGSSIIGNPETVKEKLQNFLDDTQADEIMINASIFDHQARLRSYEIVADITNLQEQRETRI, from the coding sequence ATGTCCGAAAATAAAAAAGCAAAACGAATAACCGATATTCCATTTTCGGTACTTGATCTTTCTCCGATTGTAGAAGGTGGTACGCCATCCGATTCTTTTCGAAATACACTAGATCTAGCTCAACATGCGGAAAAGTGGGGATATCACCGATATTGGCTGGCAGAACACCATAATATTTCTGCCGTAGCCAGTTCTGCAACATCTGTTGTCATTTGTCATGTGGCTCAAGGTACTTCAAAAATCCGAGTAGGTTCAGGCGGAATCATGCTGCCTAACCATGCTCCGCTGGTCATTGCTGAACAGTTCGGAACTCTCGAATCTCTGTTTCCAGGCCGAATTGATCTTGGTCTTGGCCGCGCACCCGGTACAGATCAGCTTACCGCTCATGCTCTAAGACGCGACCTTAGAAGCCATGGCGAGGATTTCCCTGAGCAACTAGCTGAACTTCGCGCCTATTTTGATCCGTCTTTAGCTTCAGGAAGAATGCATGTAAGAGCAGTCCCGGGCGAGGGCTTGAACATTCCAATTTGGTTATTGGGCTCAAGCGGATACAGCGCACAACTTGCCGGCATGCTCGGACTGCCATTTGCTTTCGCAAGCCACTTCTCACCTAACAATACACTGGTGGCACTGCAGTTATACCGCCAATATTTCAAGCCTTCAAAAGTGCTTGATAAGCCGTATGCAATGGTCGCAGTGAACGTTATTGCTGCAGAAACGGATGAAGAAGCACGCTATCTGGCAACTACAATGCAGCAGCAATTCCTAAACTTGGTTCGGAATCATAATGTACCGCTGCAGCCTCCTGTTGACAATATAGATGCTCTTTGGAACGAATATGAAAAAGAAGCCGTCGAACAGCAATTAGGTTCTTCCATCATTGGCAACCCTGAGACTGTGAAAGAAAAGCTGCAGAATTTTTTAGATGATACCCAGGCCGACGAAATCATGATCAATGCCTCAATTTTTGATCACCAAGCACGGCTTCGTTCCTACGAAATCGTGGCAGACATCACGAATTTGCAAGAACAACGCGAAACACGGATTTAA
- a CDS encoding iron-hydroxamate ABC transporter substrate-binding protein has translation MKFRNTYLAIITIFICTIMLLVGCGTNNTKETQENTKDVTVTDAMGKVTIPANPQRILAPYMEDSLVALGVTPAAQWSIGTTVLDYLQSDLKDVPKIGWDLPLEQTIKAQPDLIVFSSASAIQKGNYEEYKKVAPTYVFKDDEGSDWRKQLEVMGKLLGKEKQAKNVLADYDAKVKDASKKIKEAIGDETAAILWVAGDQFYLFENTRFAANVLYGDLGVAQPKMIQKLPKAEATWKPVSLEALSKLDADHLFLVSKPGEPGLETLKNSSVWKGIPAVKKGNVYNMEDPSHWTISGVIANNLTIDQIVDSLTKK, from the coding sequence ATGAAATTTCGAAATACATATTTAGCGATCATCACAATTTTTATTTGTACGATAATGTTGTTAGTAGGTTGTGGTACTAACAATACGAAGGAAACACAGGAAAACACAAAAGATGTGACAGTGACGGATGCAATGGGAAAAGTAACGATTCCTGCAAATCCGCAACGCATTCTTGCTCCTTACATGGAAGATTCGCTCGTAGCACTTGGCGTGACTCCAGCAGCTCAGTGGTCAATTGGAACAACTGTACTTGATTACTTACAATCTGATTTGAAAGACGTGCCAAAAATTGGTTGGGATTTACCATTAGAACAAACGATTAAGGCACAACCTGACTTAATTGTTTTTAGTTCAGCATCGGCTATTCAAAAAGGGAATTATGAAGAGTATAAAAAAGTTGCGCCAACATATGTTTTTAAAGATGATGAAGGCTCCGACTGGCGTAAACAATTAGAAGTAATGGGGAAATTGTTAGGGAAAGAAAAGCAAGCAAAAAATGTATTGGCTGATTATGATGCAAAGGTGAAAGATGCATCTAAGAAAATTAAAGAAGCAATAGGCGATGAAACAGCAGCCATTTTATGGGTAGCTGGTGATCAATTCTACTTGTTTGAAAATACACGCTTTGCAGCAAATGTTCTCTATGGTGATCTGGGTGTTGCTCAGCCTAAAATGATTCAAAAATTACCGAAAGCCGAAGCTACATGGAAGCCGGTTTCACTTGAAGCATTGTCTAAGCTTGATGCTGATCACCTGTTCCTTGTTAGCAAACCTGGTGAACCGGGATTAGAAACACTAAAAAACAGCTCTGTTTGGAAAGGCATCCCGGCTGTTAAAAAAGGAAACGTATATAACATGGAAGATCCGAGCCATTGGACAATTAGCGGTGTGATCGCTAATAACCTAACGATTGATCAAATTGTTGATTCGTTAACGAAAAAATAA
- a CDS encoding FecCD family ABC transporter permease, translated as MLVGICCLLLAICISLVFGTETIKLATVWQAIFDYHSDNKAHQIVQEIRLPRALIAALTGSYLSLSGAIMQAITRNSLAEPSLLGVSYGAAFSLVITIALFPSVSNIGETVASMVGAGLSVLFVFMLAASSKGGTSHVKLALAGAAVGMFLNSLTSTVALHFDVSKEMSFWYAGGLANTNWNDFKILSFVGFIGIPIVFVIARALTLLNLGEEVTQGLGIHLNLVKALSIAAVLLLTGASVSVAGSIGFVGLVVPHISRMLVGPDYRFLLPVSAVLGSLLLVLADVGARMMNSPFETPIGVVTAAIGVPFFLYLVRCERSRFL; from the coding sequence TTGCTTGTCGGAATATGTTGTTTGCTGTTGGCAATTTGTATTTCTCTCGTTTTTGGGACTGAAACAATAAAACTGGCAACCGTTTGGCAAGCGATATTCGATTATCATTCTGATAACAAAGCACATCAAATTGTTCAAGAAATTCGTTTACCGCGAGCATTAATCGCAGCATTGACCGGATCTTACTTGTCGTTATCCGGAGCTATTATGCAGGCAATCACAAGAAATTCACTCGCTGAACCCTCTCTTTTAGGGGTATCTTATGGAGCGGCATTTTCCCTTGTTATAACAATAGCCTTGTTTCCGAGCGTGTCGAATATTGGAGAAACTGTTGCTTCTATGGTAGGTGCTGGATTATCAGTCCTTTTCGTATTTATGTTAGCTGCTTCTTCAAAAGGTGGAACATCACATGTGAAATTGGCACTTGCCGGTGCAGCGGTAGGAATGTTCTTGAATTCGTTGACCTCAACTGTGGCGCTTCATTTTGATGTATCAAAAGAGATGAGTTTTTGGTATGCCGGAGGATTAGCCAACACAAACTGGAATGATTTTAAGATTCTTAGTTTTGTAGGATTCATTGGGATTCCGATCGTCTTTGTCATTGCTCGTGCTTTAACGTTGCTCAATCTTGGCGAGGAAGTAACACAAGGGCTGGGAATTCATTTAAATCTAGTCAAAGCTCTTAGTATTGCGGCCGTCTTGCTGTTAACCGGGGCTTCGGTTTCGGTAGCCGGATCAATTGGCTTTGTTGGACTCGTTGTTCCTCATATTAGCCGAATGTTAGTTGGACCGGATTATCGTTTTTTGCTCCCCGTTTCAGCCGTATTGGGCAGCCTGCTGCTTGTGTTAGCGGATGTTGGAGCAAGAATGATGAATTCCCCTTTTGAAACACCTATTGGAGTCGTCACAGCAGCAATTGGAGTGCCCTTTTTCTTATATTTAGTTCGATGTGAAAGGAGTAGATTCCTATGA
- a CDS encoding FecCD family ABC transporter permease, giving the protein MNNISMKYKWTMFTLIVLLFIACFISLNFGVVPISPNEVFHTLIGNGTKQQQLILFEIRLPTIILALLVGAGMAVSGTILQSITRNELADPGILGINSGAGTAVVIFISFFKTATGSLSTFSTFALPLFSFFGALLTAGLIISLAWKRGFHSIRLILVGIGINAGLSALLIALQLRMTPHDFMQAMVWLSGDLWATQWKFVWALLPWFIVLIPYSLYKAHTLNILNLGSSVATGLGIRSNRERLLLLMAAVGMAGLGVAAGGGITFLGLIAPHIARRLIGPNHHLLLPVAALIGSFILLIADTVGTNLLSPTEIPAGLVVSIVSVPYFIYLLMKK; this is encoded by the coding sequence ATGAACAACATCTCTATGAAGTATAAATGGACGATGTTCACATTAATCGTACTCCTTTTCATCGCTTGTTTTATAAGTTTAAATTTCGGTGTTGTTCCCATTTCACCAAATGAAGTGTTTCATACATTGATTGGTAATGGGACGAAACAACAACAGTTGATCTTGTTTGAGATTCGTCTGCCAACAATTATTTTAGCTCTACTCGTTGGTGCAGGTATGGCTGTTTCAGGTACAATTTTACAAAGTATAACTCGTAATGAACTGGCTGACCCCGGTATTTTAGGCATTAATTCAGGTGCGGGGACAGCTGTAGTCATCTTTATTTCTTTTTTTAAAACAGCAACAGGAAGCCTTAGTACATTCAGTACTTTTGCTTTGCCTCTTTTTTCTTTTTTCGGAGCTTTATTGACAGCAGGTTTGATTATTAGCCTTGCTTGGAAACGCGGGTTTCATTCCATTCGCCTCATCTTAGTTGGAATTGGAATCAATGCAGGTTTGAGTGCTCTATTAATTGCCCTTCAATTAAGAATGACACCGCATGATTTTATGCAAGCAATGGTTTGGCTGTCAGGAGATTTATGGGCAACGCAGTGGAAGTTTGTGTGGGCTCTGTTGCCTTGGTTTATCGTACTTATTCCATACTCATTGTATAAAGCACACACACTTAATATTTTGAACTTAGGGAGTTCAGTGGCAACTGGCCTTGGAATACGTTCCAATCGTGAACGTCTGCTTCTCCTTATGGCAGCGGTAGGGATGGCAGGTCTGGGAGTAGCTGCAGGCGGTGGAATTACTTTTTTAGGCTTGATAGCCCCACATATTGCTCGACGCCTTATTGGACCAAATCACCATTTGCTGCTTCCGGTCGCTGCATTGATTGGATCGTTCATTTTATTAATTGCTGATACAGTAGGAACAAATTTGTTATCACCTACAGAAATTCCTGCTGGTCTTGTCGTATCGATTGTTAGTGTTCCATATTTTATTTATCTTTTAATGAAAAAATAA
- a CDS encoding ABC transporter ATP-binding protein has product MTTLAAEQLTIGYEDRIIVERLNLEIPSNQITAIIGPNGCGKSTILKTVARLHPALSSVIYLDGKMIHKIPTKEVAKKLAILPQSPEAPSGLTVYELISYGRTPYQTGFSRLSKHDYEMIEWALEVTGLTNLRDQSVDTLSGGQRQRAWIAMAIAQETNLLLLDEPTTYLDLAHQLEVLQLLEKLNQEDGRTIAMVIHDLNHAARFAHHMVALKNGTIVKQGTPEKVMTAEVLKQVFNIDTVIVTDPRTRKPAMISYDLLK; this is encoded by the coding sequence ATGACCACCCTAGCAGCAGAACAGTTGACCATCGGGTACGAGGACCGAATCATCGTTGAACGGCTAAATTTAGAAATTCCATCGAATCAGATTACTGCCATTATTGGTCCAAACGGCTGCGGCAAATCGACTATTTTAAAAACAGTGGCACGACTGCATCCGGCATTATCAAGTGTCATTTATTTAGATGGAAAAATGATTCATAAGATACCTACAAAAGAAGTTGCTAAAAAACTGGCCATTTTACCTCAGTCACCAGAAGCACCGAGTGGATTGACAGTGTATGAATTAATTTCATATGGACGAACCCCGTATCAAACAGGATTTTCACGACTCAGTAAACATGATTACGAAATGATTGAATGGGCGCTTGAGGTTACTGGATTAACCAATCTCCGAGATCAGTCTGTTGATACGTTATCAGGCGGCCAAAGACAACGAGCTTGGATTGCGATGGCGATTGCGCAAGAAACGAATTTATTACTATTAGACGAGCCAACAACGTATTTAGATTTAGCCCACCAATTAGAAGTTTTGCAGCTCCTAGAGAAATTAAATCAAGAAGATGGACGGACGATTGCGATGGTGATCCACGATTTGAACCATGCTGCCCGTTTTGCACATCACATGGTTGCACTCAAAAATGGAACGATTGTTAAGCAAGGAACTCCGGAAAAAGTCATGACGGCCGAAGTGCTTAAACAAGTATTTAATATTGATACAGTGATTGTTACGGATCCTAGAACAAGGAAACCGGCAATGATTTCTTATGATTTACTAAAGTAG
- a CDS encoding (2Fe-2S)-binding protein gives MLEQKELWRELENFHIVKDETATVPLVDKDFSKLLNLAKERTKAEQPYVAASILMRHTAFLFTAQLYILSKYRVKWTGDLAQVRIVDRTLDDRWAPQWSLSGGKWISVETEKDLKETIKRIICYDYRMIVKAVAAETNSSPLVLWENIWGYILWMYVQLFNQGDEISSRARYDLEYLLDSDTWKNIERHSPFQRFLNGQTPEEAMAHYARVTCCYYYKIPGHNRCSYCPKNQTD, from the coding sequence ATGCTTGAGCAAAAAGAACTCTGGAGAGAACTTGAGAATTTCCATATTGTTAAAGATGAAACAGCAACAGTACCTCTCGTGGATAAGGATTTTTCAAAGCTGCTCAATCTTGCGAAGGAGCGTACAAAAGCAGAACAACCATATGTCGCAGCTTCCATCTTGATGAGGCATACAGCCTTCTTATTTACAGCCCAATTATATATCCTCAGTAAGTATCGTGTGAAATGGACAGGCGATTTAGCTCAAGTTCGAATAGTGGATCGGACATTGGATGATAGATGGGCGCCGCAGTGGTCGCTTTCTGGTGGGAAGTGGATTTCTGTGGAAACAGAAAAAGACTTAAAGGAAACGATCAAACGGATAATTTGCTATGATTATCGAATGATTGTGAAAGCTGTCGCTGCTGAAACGAATAGCTCACCACTCGTATTGTGGGAAAATATTTGGGGTTATATCCTTTGGATGTACGTGCAGCTTTTCAACCAAGGAGACGAAATTTCTTCTAGAGCACGCTACGATTTAGAATATTTACTTGACTCAGATACCTGGAAAAACATTGAACGACATTCACCCTTCCAAAGATTTCTAAATGGGCAAACACCGGAAGAAGCCATGGCTCATTATGCTCGAGTTACGTGCTGCTATTATTACAAAATCCCTGGACATAATAGGTGTTCATATTGCCCTAAGAACCAAACAGACTAA
- a CDS encoding ABC transporter permease subunit, whose translation MNIFLREMKAHRKSLIFWCIGVIFMVASGMNKYVSLYSSGQSMNDLMADMPKSFQAIMGTGTFDLSKASGYYGVLFLYLVLMATIHAAMLGANIIAKEERDKTTEFLFVKPASRNKILTSKLLAAFVNILIFNLVTFVSSILIVQKYSKGEEVSDDISILMVGMFILQLLFMVIGTAIAAVKKNPKKAGSLSTGILLITFILSIAIDLNENIEFLKYFTPFKYYDAKNLMYGGGFDAVFVIISVVLIVGLSIVTYVFFRKRDLNV comes from the coding sequence ATGAATATATTTTTGAGAGAAATGAAAGCCCATCGAAAATCTTTAATATTTTGGTGTATTGGTGTCATATTCATGGTTGCGTCCGGTATGAATAAATATGTCAGTTTGTATTCTTCTGGTCAATCCATGAATGACTTAATGGCTGATATGCCGAAATCGTTCCAAGCGATAATGGGGACAGGAACTTTTGATTTATCAAAGGCCAGCGGTTATTATGGAGTTCTCTTTTTATACTTAGTGCTGATGGCAACGATCCATGCTGCCATGCTCGGAGCGAATATTATTGCGAAAGAAGAACGAGATAAAACAACCGAATTCTTATTTGTAAAACCGGCTTCAAGAAATAAAATTCTCACATCCAAATTGTTGGCAGCTTTCGTAAATATTTTGATTTTCAATCTGGTTACTTTTGTTTCTTCAATCTTAATCGTACAAAAGTACAGCAAAGGTGAAGAGGTAAGTGATGATATTTCCATTTTAATGGTTGGGATGTTTATTTTACAGCTTCTGTTTATGGTAATTGGTACAGCTATCGCAGCTGTCAAAAAAAATCCAAAAAAAGCTGGCTCATTGTCAACCGGAATTCTGTTGATCACGTTTATTTTATCTATTGCAATCGATTTGAACGAGAACATTGAATTCTTGAAATACTTCACACCATTTAAATATTATGATGCGAAAAATTTGATGTACGGCGGCGGTTTTGATGCGGTCTTTGTCATAATATCAGTGGTCTTAATTGTTGGGCTTTCGATTGTAACGTATGTGTTTTTTAGAAAAAGAGATTTGAATGTGTGA